One window from the genome of Polyodon spathula isolate WHYD16114869_AA unplaced genomic scaffold, ASM1765450v1 scaffolds_1844, whole genome shotgun sequence encodes:
- the LOC121310210 gene encoding zona pellucida sperm-binding protein 3-like isoform X1 — protein sequence MVVFQYGLLDCRFTRMVTANVTSYMNVLTYKPTQGGFYQTPFNQAIVCTYTRPAGWTPPVYNPALGDAAGFGKLEFTMGIMNDDFSAPRTSSLFFLGSPINIAAAVKQQFHMPLMVYMEECVAASTPELSPSSQTYPLITNHGCFIDGQAGNSTFLPRIQTSEIRLVVQAFKFTQWNTDVYIHCRLLAWDPAQLNDTTKKACSFNQRTRRWELLDNPGQSFPCSCCTSKCYLRKRRDTGSLAAEEGLRHTAVLGPLRILPEELSAGSQEFYQRSPAPSLEEPQQALAWLPVLAAPLLLMALLGSLSVGVASSWTWSRVQQ from the exons GTTACTGCCAATGTTACCAGTTACATGAATGTGCTGACCTACAAGCCCACCCAGGGTGGCTTCTACCAGACTCCCTTCAATCAGGCTATTGTGTGCACCTATACAAG ACCTGCTGGCTGGACTCCTCCAGTGTATAACCCTGCACTTGGGGATGCCGCTGGGTTTGGGAAGCTGGAGTTTACCATGGGGATTATGAATG ATGACTTCTCAGCCCCACGCACCTCCAGTCTATTCTTCCTGGGGTCCCCCATCAACAttgcagctgcagtgaagcagcaATTCCACATGCCACTGATGGTCTACATGGAAGAGTGTGTCGCAGCAAGCACTCCAGAGCTGAGCCCTTCAAGCCAGACCTACCCGCTCATCACCAACCATGG ATGCTTTATAGACGGCCAGGCTGGTAACTCTACGTTTCTGCCCCGAATCCAGACCTCCGAGATCCGTCTGGTTGTCCAGGCCTTCAAGTTTACACAATGGAATACAGAT GTCTACATCCATTGCCGGTTACTGGCCTGGGACCCTGCCCAGCTCAATGACACCACCAAGAAAGCCTGTTCATTCAACCAGAGAACCAGGAG GTGGGAGCTCCTGGATAACCCTGGTCAGAGCTTTCCGTGCAGCTGCTGTACCTCCAAATGCTATCTGAGGAAGAGGAGGGACACGG GCTCCCTTGCAGCTGAGGAGGGGCTGAgacacactgcagtgctgggacCCCTGAGGATCCTTCCTGAAGAGCTGTCTGCTGGAAGCCAGGAATTCTACCAGAGGAGCCCTGCTCCCTCACTGGAGG AGCCCCAGCAGGCTCTGGCCTGGCTGCCTGTCCTGGCTGCTCCCCTGCTCCTTATGGCTCTCCTGGGATCCCTGTCTGTGGGTGTGGCATCATCCTGGACTTGGAGCAGAGTCCAGCAGTGA
- the LOC121310210 gene encoding zona pellucida sperm-binding protein 3-like isoform X2, producing MVVFQYGLLDCRFTRMVTANVTSYMNVLTYKPTQGGFYQTPFNQAIVCTYTRPAGWTPPVYNPALGDAAGFGKLEFTMGIMNDDFSAPRTSSLFFLGSPINIAAAVKQQFHMPLMVYMEECVAASTPELSPSSQTYPLITNHGCFIDGQAGNSTFLPRIQTSEIRLVVQAFKFTQWNTDVYIHCRLLAWDPAQLNDTTKKACSFNQRTRRWELLDNPGQSFPCSCCTSKCYLRKRRDTAEEGLRHTAVLGPLRILPEELSAGSQEFYQRSPAPSLEEPQQALAWLPVLAAPLLLMALLGSLSVGVASSWTWSRVQQ from the exons GTTACTGCCAATGTTACCAGTTACATGAATGTGCTGACCTACAAGCCCACCCAGGGTGGCTTCTACCAGACTCCCTTCAATCAGGCTATTGTGTGCACCTATACAAG ACCTGCTGGCTGGACTCCTCCAGTGTATAACCCTGCACTTGGGGATGCCGCTGGGTTTGGGAAGCTGGAGTTTACCATGGGGATTATGAATG ATGACTTCTCAGCCCCACGCACCTCCAGTCTATTCTTCCTGGGGTCCCCCATCAACAttgcagctgcagtgaagcagcaATTCCACATGCCACTGATGGTCTACATGGAAGAGTGTGTCGCAGCAAGCACTCCAGAGCTGAGCCCTTCAAGCCAGACCTACCCGCTCATCACCAACCATGG ATGCTTTATAGACGGCCAGGCTGGTAACTCTACGTTTCTGCCCCGAATCCAGACCTCCGAGATCCGTCTGGTTGTCCAGGCCTTCAAGTTTACACAATGGAATACAGAT GTCTACATCCATTGCCGGTTACTGGCCTGGGACCCTGCCCAGCTCAATGACACCACCAAGAAAGCCTGTTCATTCAACCAGAGAACCAGGAG GTGGGAGCTCCTGGATAACCCTGGTCAGAGCTTTCCGTGCAGCTGCTGTACCTCCAAATGCTATCTGAGGAAGAGGAGGGACACGG CTGAGGAGGGGCTGAgacacactgcagtgctgggacCCCTGAGGATCCTTCCTGAAGAGCTGTCTGCTGGAAGCCAGGAATTCTACCAGAGGAGCCCTGCTCCCTCACTGGAGG AGCCCCAGCAGGCTCTGGCCTGGCTGCCTGTCCTGGCTGCTCCCCTGCTCCTTATGGCTCTCCTGGGATCCCTGTCTGTGGGTGTGGCATCATCCTGGACTTGGAGCAGAGTCCAGCAGTGA